Part of the Bacillota bacterium genome is shown below.
TTAGAGAGGTGATTTACATGAAGCATGTAAAATTGATGCTGGCAGCGCTGATAATGGTGCTCGTGTTGGGAACTGCTGGTCTGGCTTTTACCGATCCACTGCTGGAGTTGGCGGTAAAGCTGGAGTTGGCCAGAATTAACGCAGGCGATGATTTAAAACAGATTACAACTCTTGATCTGCGGGAACTCGGGTTATCCTCATTGGCAGGCATCGAGCAGCTTAATAATCTGGAATCGCTTGATTTGAGGGGAAACCCGATTCGCGACTTGAGCCCGATTCAAAGCCTAACTAAGCTGAAAAGCTTAAATTTGAGAGAAACCTTGGTGACTGACTTAAGCCCTGTTAAGAATCTCACCAATCTGCAGTATTTAAACCTTCATTCCACGCCTGCTGTTGATCTCAGTGTAATCGCTAATTTGAAGAATTTGGAAACGCTGATCATGCGCAACGTTATGGTAGGTGACCAAATAGAAGTAATTGCGGGGTTGACTAACCTGCGCAGATTGAATATCCGCAATACTGGTGTATCTGATTTAACTGTTATTGGCAGCTTGATGGAGCAAGGGGCACTCCAAAACCTGAAGGGATTGGGAATCGATGCGGAAGTCGATATCCGCGATAATCCACTGTTTGCCGATCCTCGATCGGATGATTATGCACCTGTTAGACCATACTGGCAGAATATTGCCGTACGCGAGCCGCTTAGTCTGCCTGAGATTACTGCTCAGCTGGTTTACATTAACGAGGTTATGTCTTCTAATGGAGGAGTAATTCGCGATCGCTACGGAGACAGCCCTGACTGGATTGAACTGTACAACCCCCATGAGCGGGATGTTGACTTATCCGGATTCTACTTAAGTGACTCAGATAATCAGGTAGACAAGTGGCGGATTCCTGACGGTACAGTAATTAAGGCAGGAACTTACCTGCTGATTTTTGCATCAAGCAAAGATACTGTCATCAATGGCGAACTGCACACGAATTTCAACATCAGCGCAGCAGGGGAACCGATTATTCTCTCGGATGCGGAGCTGAGGTTGGTGGACTTCCTGCCGGCGGTAGAGATTCCTCGGAACATCAGCTTTGGCAGAGTGCCGGATGGCGGAAAGGATATGAGGTTCATGACGATCCCGACACCGGGAGTCGAAAATACAGAGCGGGGTTCATATCAGTAAAATGAGCAACAATAAAGTCCCAAGCGCTGCTTGGGACTTCTTTCTATAGGATATGTGTTTGACTTACTGCTTGGATTTGCTTGACAGATGCCACCAGCTGCTTAAATCTTTCAGGTTTCAGCGATTGACTGCCATCTGATAAGGCTGTTTCCGGTTCGTGGTGAACTTCGACCATCAGTCCATCAGCACCAGCAGCAATGGCCGCTTTGGCTAAAGGCTCAACCATCCGCCATTTTCCGGCCGCATGGCTGGGATCGCAGACAACGGGCAGATGAGAAAGCTCTTTGATTGCAACAATCGCGCTGATATCGAGGGTATTGCGGGTATATGTTTCAAATGTGCGAATTCCTCTTTCGCACAGAATGACCTTGTCGTTACCGGCAGCAAGAATATACTCTGCAGCCATCAGCAGCTCCTCAATCGTGGCAGACAAACCACGTTTTAACAGCACCACCCGATCAGTTTGACCCACTTTTTTCAGCAGGGCAAAGTTCTGCATGTTGCGGGCTCCAATCTGAATCACATCCGCATATTCAGCGATCAAGTCCACAGTATCAACCGACATGCATTCTGTTACAATCGGCATTCCGGTCAATTCTTTTGCTTCCTGCAGAAGTTTTAGCCCCTCTTCACCTAATCCTTGAAAGCTGTAAGGGGAAGTACGGGGCTTGAATGCTCCGCCGCGGAGGAGATCGGCACCGCCTAATTTCACCTGTTGAGCAATTGTCATCAGTTGGTCTCTGCTTTCAACAGAGCAGGGTCCTGCGATCATTAGGACATTGCCGCCCCCGATTTTATGACCGGCAATATCAATAACAGTGTCCTCAGGATGGAAAGTGCGGCTGACCCGCTTAAAAGGATGCTGGACTCTTAAAATCCGGTCAACAAAGGGATTGGCTTCAAATTGACTCTCATTCAGATGAATGGTATCTCCGATTAATCCAATTACAGTATAGTTTTCACCCTGTGAGAAATTGATCTCAAATCCTAGCTTGAGCAGCCGATTTTTGATCGCTTCGATTTCCTGGACCGGAGTATTTGGCTTCATGACAATAACCATGGCGGTTCCCCCTTTATAATCGAAAAAGAAACTCAGCCCGAGGGAGCCGATTTTCTTTCAGTAAATTATATAGATTACCCCCCTGATTGTCAAGGGTAAGTGAACTGGATAACTTACATTTAGCGGAAGGATTTTACTTTTAAACTCTCGAAGTGTAAACTACAACTATTTTAGTGTATAATAATCACAGAATATACAGCAAAGAAGGTGATTTTGTGGGGATTGTATCTGAGTTAGTTCGCCACATACCGATCCCGAAAATGGTAAAGGTAAAACAGCGCTTCGACGCTGATCAGTTAGATGATGTAGTGGGAGAGTTGAGAGCCCGACTCCAGGCACCAGAAATTAGGGAGATGATTAAGCCGGGTATGTCGATTGCCATTGCTGTAGGCAGCCGCGGAGTTAATCAGATAGAAGCGATTACTCGGACTACGGTTGAGTTTTTGAAGGAGCTGAAAGCGGAGCCTTTTATCGTTCCCAGCATGGGCAGTCACGGTGGTGCCACCGCTGAAGGCCAGAAGGAAGTTCTCCGCCACCTAGGCATTACTGAGGAGTCGGTTGGAGCACCAATTCGCTCATCGATGGAAGTAAATAAGATTGGTGAGTTAGAAAATGGTCTCCCGGTTTATGTTGATCGATATGCCTGTGAGGCAGATGGTATTGTTGTGATCAACCGTATCAAGCCCCATACAGCGTTTCGCGGTCCGATCGAAAGCGGACTGATGAAAATGCTGAGTATTGGACTTGGCAAGCAAAAAGGCGCAGAGGCCTGCCATCAGCTTGGTTTTAAACATATGGCTGAGCATGTACCGGCAATGGCCAAGGTTATCATTGATAAACTGCCGGTGCTGTTTGGTGTTGGTACTGTAGAAAATGCCTTTGACCGGGTAGCGAAGATTCAAGTAATCCCAGCGCAGAACATCGAAGAAGAGGAAAAGAAGCTGTTAGAGCTGGCCAAGGCTAATATGCCTAAGCTGTGGTTTGACCAGATTGATGTGCTGGTAATTGATGAGATTGGGAAAAACATCAGCGGCGATGGATTCGATCCTAATGTGGTGGGACGCTATCCCACTCCATATGCCTATGGCGGTCCTGATGTCACTAAGATTGTGATTCTTGATTTAACAGAGGAAACAGAGGGGAATGCTAACGGAATCGGTACAGCTGATTTTACGACCAAATACTGTGTGGCTAAGGTGGATTATGAGAAAATATATGCCAATGGGCTGACCTCAACAGTAGTTGCACCTACAAAGATACCAACAACTCTAGACAATGATCGGGAAGCGATTCAAGCGGCTGTAAAGACCAGCAATATCCTTGATTTTACCAAGGTTCGTTTGGTACGCATCAAAAACACCCTTGAAGTAGGCCAAATAGAGGTTTCTGAATCCATGATCCCAGAGGTAGAGAAGCATCCAAATCTGGAGATCTTAACAGAACCTTATGAATGGGAGTTTGACAGCGAAGGCAATCTGATCCGCTGATCAACAATAGATCAAGAGTGGAACACAAACATTTTTAGAAAGGGGCTGGAAAAATTGTCCGATCTATTTAGTTTAGAAGGAAAAACAGCGGTTATCCTGGGAGGAAACAGCACGCTTGCCCGCGCCATTACTGAAGGTTTTGTTAAATATGGCGCAAAGATCGCCTCGGTGGTTATGAGTCCGGAGCTTGCTCCCGAAGTTGAAGAAGAGGTGCGTGCTCTTGGCGGTGAAATCAAGTCATTTTTCGCGGATGTGACCGATTTAGAATCAGTCCAAAAAGCCGCAGATGATATTCAGGCATGGGCTGGTACAATTGATGTCCTGCTGTATGCTCCCGGTGTCAACAGCAGCACTCCATTTTTGGAGCTGGATATGGAAGAGTGGGACAAGATTATGGCTGTTAACCTCAGGGGCTGCGTTGCAGCTTGCCAGATTTTCGCCAAGAAAATGATTGAGCAGGGAACAGGCGGCAGCATTATCAATATTTCGTCTGTTTCATCAGGACCACCCCTGTCTAAGGTATTCACTTATTCTGCTTCTAAAGCAGCTATCAATAACATAACTCAGTATTTAGCTCGAGAATTAGCACCATATAACATTAGAGTAAACGCGATTATTCCCGGCTTTTTCCCAGCCGAGCAGAATCGCAGGATTTTAACAGAAGAACGTGTCGCAGATATCATGCGCCACACTCCAATGAAGCGCTTTGGCGAACCAAGAGAGCTGCAGGGTGTATGTCTCTGGTTAGCATCTGAAAAAGCTTCCAGCTATGTTACTGGATCTTTGGTAAGAGTTGATGGCGGCTTTGGAGCCATGACAATCTAATGAAGTTTTTTGGAGGGGATCACTGTGAAAAGCAGATCGCTTTATTTGGCAGTTTTAGCAGCACTTGTGGTTGTAGGGCTGTTTTCAGCAGTCGCATTGTCCGAGAGTGATACGATCAACATCAAGGTTATTCTCAGTGAAAACAATGGTCAAAATCCGATTGTCTATTACTTTAAACTGAGTAAAGACACCAACTATACACTGCTAGAATTGATGGAGCGCAAATTTGTAATCGAGCAGCAAAACGGGTTCATAACCTCAATTCAAGGCAGAGCCGCATCAACAGAAGCGCGCACCGCTTGGATGTATGACATCAATGGTGAGATGGCCTTCGTTGGAGCAGCCGAGTACAAGATTAAAGATGGAGACGTTTATCACTGGGATTTACGAAAATGGTAGCAGGAAATAAAGTAAAAGAACTAGCGATTATAGCAATGCTTTCAGCTGCTAGTGTTGCGGGCAGGGTTGTAATGACACCAATTCCTGGTCTGCAGCCTACCACAGTTATTGTTATGGTAACAACCATGGGATTGGGATTAAGACAGGGGCTTTTGGTTGTCTTGATCAGCACCATGGTATCCAATCTACAACTTGGGCATGGAGTTTGGACTTTATTCCAGCTCCTTGCCTGGTCTGTGGTGGCAGTGATCAGCTATTTTTACGGGAAAAGCCGCTGGAGTAACTATCTAATTATATCGTCAGTCGTGGCGGGGTTTACCGGAATAATCTACGGCATGATTGTTTCTCTTAACGGTCTGCTGTTCACTAAAAGGATCATTGCATATTATTTAGCAGGCTTACCGCACGATATAACGCACGCCATCGGAAACTTTGCGATTTATTTCGCGATTGGCGGTCGCTTGCAGCGCTTGCTTAAGAGTTACAGCGCGGCTTATTTTGGCAGAAAATAAGCCGCTTTTTTGGAGAATAGGAGGTGATCGTTATCAGCTCATTAGAGATCAGCATAGTTGGTGGCGGCATAGTGTTCTTAATCTTGATCATACTGGCTGTGTTAATTGAGCTGGTCGGGCGTTTTATTGGATCATCGCAGACGGCTGTTAAGAGCCCTCCCAAGGAGAAACCCAAGCTAGTCAATAGCGATTCAGACGAGATAATAAAACGCGATATCGCGATTATTACCGCACTTATGCACCAGCTCGGTCATGAAGGTGATATTAAAGTCAAGGCAATCAAATAGATGGGAGGAAAACAAATGATCAAATATCGGGTAAAAGTAGATGGCAGAGAATATGAAGTAGAAGTGGAACAGCTTACGAAAACAGCAGTCAAATCTGAACCAGCGCAGGCTGAAAAACCTCCAGTAAAGCAAAGTGCTCCAGCTCAAACACCGGCTGGTACTGAAGTAAAGGCACCGCTGGCCGGCACAATTCTATCAGTAAAGGTTAAAGTAGGGGATCAAGTTAACGCAGGAGACGTGCTCTTAACTCTGGAAGCCTTAAAGTTGGAAAACGAGATCACCTCCCCGGTGTCCGGTACTGTTGCACAAATCATCAGTTCAGGTGAAACAGTTGAGACAGACCACGTACTTGCCATCATCAGTTAGGGAGGGGCATTAAATGTTAGCATCGTTGTGGGAAAGTACAGGCTTATACTTTCTTACCTGGCGTGAAGCCTTAATGTTGTGTATCTCGTTTGTCTTGATGTACTTAGGAATTAGGAAAAAATATGAGCCGCTTTTGTTAGTTCCAATTGCCTTTGGGGTTTTCTTGGCAAATTTCCCCATGACTGGAATTATGGATGAAGGCGGTTTGCTGCAGATTTTGTATCAAGGAATTAAGCTGGGTGTTTATCCGCCACTGATTTTTTTGGGTGTTGGCGCTATGACAGATTTTGGCCCCTTAATTGCTAATCCCCGCAGCCTTCTCTTAGGTGCAGCTGCTCAACTGGGGATATTTGGTACTTTTTTTATTGCATCGAAGTTTAATTTTTCTTTTTTAAGCTTTTCTTTAGAAGAAGCCGCTGCTATCGGCATTATTGCCGGTGCCGATGGTCCAACAGCCATCTTTTTAACCGCAATTCTCGCACCACATCTGCTGGCTCCGATTGCTGTGGCAGCCTATTCATATATGGCTTTGGTGCCTATTATTCAGCCACCGATCATGAAGCTTCTGACAACCAAAGAAGAGCGAAAAATCAAAATGACTCAACTTCGCAAAGTAAGCCGGTTGGAGAAAATTTTATTTCCGATTATTGTAACTCTCTTCTCCGGGTTGCTTGTACCGAACTCCCTTCCCCTTGTCGGTACCTTGATGTTCGGTAATCTTCTGCGGGAATGCGGTGTGACTCAAAGATTATCGTATACTGCCCAAAATGAACTGATGAATATTGTAACCATTTTCGTGGGCTTGACTGTAGGCGCCACTGCTAATGGAGAGACATTCCTGAGCCTGCAGACAATAACAATTCTCTTACTAGGCGCAGCGTCTTTTGCAATGTCTACAAGTTTCGGTGTTCTGTTTGGTAAACTGATGTCCGTTCTGTCGAAAGGCAAGATCAATCCATTAATTGGCGCTGCCGGGGTATCCGCTGTTCCGATGAGCGCTAGGGTAGTGCAGGTAGTTGGACAGGAAGAAGACCGCACTAATTTCTTGCTTATGCACGCTATGGGACCTAATGTGGCTGGAGTTATCGGTTCTGCTATCGCTGCCGGTATCCTGCTTTCGGTGTTAGGATAGGAGGGAAAATATGAAGCGAAAGATTGGAATTACCGAAACCTTGTTTAGAGATGCCCACCAGTCCTTGCTGGCAACCAGATTGACAATCGATGATATGCTGCCGGTAGTGGAAATGATTGATGCAGTGGGCTATCATTCAATCGAAATGTGGGGTGGGGCAACATTTGACACATGTCTGCGCTATCTCAACGAAGATCCCTGGGAAAGACTGCGGACCTTACGAAAGCGTCTGCCAAATACCAAACTGCAGATGCTGCTGCGGGGGCAGAATCTGCTGGCGTATCGCCAGTATCCCGATGATGTTGTTGATGCATTTGTAGCAAAATCTGTGGAAAACGGAATTGACATTATTCGCATCTTCGACGCCCTTAATGATACGCGCAATATAGAGCGGGCTATCAAAGCGACAAAGAAAGCTGGGGCACATGCTCAAGCATCAGTGGTCTACACTGTCAGTCCGGTTCACAATATTGAGGGTTATGTTAAAACAGCAGGAGAACTTGCTGAGATGGGAGCAGATTCAATCTGCATTAAGGATATGGCTGGAATTTTAGCACCTGCAGTTGCTAGTGAATTAATTGCCGAGTTGAAAAAGGCGGTAGATCTGCCAATTCAGCTTCATTCCCATTCAACATGCGGCTTAGCCTCTATGACTTACTGGGAGGGAATCCACGCTGGAGCAGATGTAGTTGATACTGCCATTTCAGCATTGGCTTTAGGTACTTCACAGCCGCCGACCGAGTCGCTGGTAAAGTCACTTCAGAGTACGGAGTACGATACCGGCCTTGATCTGGAGCTGCTAGCCAAGATTAATAATGAAATAAAGGAAATCCTAGGTAACTACCAGAGACCGCAGGTAACTGTAAATACAGAGGTATTGATCAGTCAGATTCCAGGCGGTATGCTCTCTAACCTAAGAGCCCAATTGGATCAGCAGAAGCTCAGCCATAAATACGATGAGATTCTCAGCGAAGTGCCGCAGGTGCGCAAAGAGTTGGGCTATCCGCCGCTGGTAACTCCTATGAGTCAGATTGTCGGCACCCAGGCTGTGCTGAATATTGTTACCGGTGAAAGGTACAAGATTAAAACCAAAGAAATCAAGGACTATGTTAAGGGTCTTTACGGACGTCCTCCTGTGCCAATCGAGCCGGATGTTCGGAAAATGATTATCGGAGATGAAGAACCGATTACACATCGTCCTGCAGATAGTTTGGCTCCTGGGATGGAGGCTGCCAGAGAAGAAATCAAGGATTTGGCTAAGAGTGATGAAGATGTTCTCAGCTATATCCTTTTCCCAGAATATGCCCGACAGTTTTTCATGAACCGCAGGTAGGATACTCGTTTTCATGGAGGGCAAGCTATAGGGGATAAGGAGGTTGATGCAGCATTAAACGCATTATGATTCTAGGAATAATTGTCGTGGTGCTGTGCTCCTTAGTGCTTGGCAGCAGCGCATTCGCAGCCGAAGAGGAAACGCGCAGCCAAAAAGGAGTATCAGACGCATCTGAACTTGCCCCTCTGCCCTCGAAAAAAACTGAAAATACCTTGGCGAGATGGGCCTTATGGGGAACCATCGGCTTAGTAGCTTTCGCGATTTTGGTAAACGCTGCACGCAGGAAAATCAAATAAAAAAGGGCTTGAGCGGCCCTTTTTTATTGCAGCAAAGTGAGTTTTATCAAAAACAGTTTGGCTGTACAGTCACTGAGAGAGGGGGAACACGGTCTGCTGAGACCGAGTATGATGAGAAAGCGAGTTATTTATGTTCTGATTGCAGTAATTCTTTTAACTCAAGCTGTTTATGGCAAACCTGCAGACCAAGAGACTATTGATCTGCTCTTGGCTGCGGGAGATCCTAATGTCCTTAGTGCCTGGAATGCTCTTCGCAAGCTTCAAGCGGAAGCCCCTGAGCTAGCTGAGTTTGGGGTGGAAGCTGCTGTGATGGTAACTCCTTATTTAGCACATCCTGACTATGGTGTCAATGCGGCAAATATTCTCAAACGCAATCCGGCAGAAACAGTTCCGTATTTAGCGGAACTGATTAACAGCAGTGAATGGGGAGATGGTGTAAAGGGCCAAGCGGTCAGGGTTTTAGCAGAGGTTGCAGCAAAACATTCTGATGCTGTTCGCATCCTAGATTTACTTTTGAATGATGAGACCGCACCCTATTTGGTTAGGGTTGAAGCCCTAGCGGGACTGCGCAGGCTCGGCTTTGAGGAGGAAACAGCAAATTTTACTTATCTCAATGATTATGTGCAGAATGGCAGGATCATTGTTAGAATTGACAACACCAGCGGTCAAGCTATCATCAATGGCTTAGTTACAGGAATTGTCCCGCTTCCTCAAGGTATGGATGATCTGCAGCTTAGGTTAGTTGATTCTGGAGGCAAACCGATTCCCGCTCGGTTTAAAACTTTAAACACTTGGCCTGACGGCAGTCCCAGAGTTGTGGAGATTAAGGCATTAGCTTCCCTCGAACCTTACCAAACGCTTATCGGCGAACTCATCCTGGATAAAGGCGGTCAAATGGCTGAGGAATCGGATATGAGTGATGGACAAGCACAGAACAGGCTTGAACTCACCGTCCTCGCTTCTGGTTTAGAGTACTTGTCGGATATTGAACTTCCATACAATGAGGGGTGGCTGGATTTGATAGTTGTTGCTAAAGATGGGACTGGAGATTTTACCAAAGTTCAGGATGCAATTGATGCTGTACCGGAGAACAACAGTGAGCGGCGCTATATTTACATCCGCAATGGTGTCTACGAGGAAAAGCTAGTTATACCGAACAATAAGCCCCTGATCAGTTTGATTGGCGAAAGCAGTGAGCACACAATACTGACTTACAGTGATAGTTCCAGTACAATCGGTCCCAGCGGATCAGCTCTTGGAACTACCGGCAGTACCAGTGTTGCTGCTCGCGGCAGTGACTTTACTGTCGAGAATCTTACATTTCAAAATACAGCAGGGATGTACGCCGGGCAGGCTGTGGCTATCCGAACTACTGGAGACCGCATGGTATTTAAGAATGTGCGTTTCCTTGGTTTTCAGGATACGCTGTACGTGACCGAAGGGCGCCAGTACTTTGTTGACTGCTATATCTATGGTGATGTCGATTTTATCTTTGGTAATGCAACTGCGGTGTTTGAAAACTGCGATATTGTCGCTTCGCCTAAGGGTGGGTATGTGACTGCAGCTTCGACTAACCAGGAAGCAGAGTTCGGCTATCTGTTCCTTAACTGCAGGTTTACTAGTGAATCAGGGCCGAATAAGTATTATCTTGGCAGGCCGTGGCGGCCTTATGCCCATGTTGCTGTAATCAACTGCTATTTGGGTGATCACATTAGACCGGAGGGCTGGCATAACTGGAACGATCCTGCTAATGAAGAAACTGCGCAGTACTATGAGTATCAGAATTACGGACCAGGTGCCAACACAGATGCCCGTGTTTCCTGGGCTAAAGTCCTAACTGCGGAAGAAGCAGCCAAATACACTGTGGAAAACGTCTTAGCTGGTACCGATGGCTGGAATCCCAAGGTAAGAAAATAATAAAAGAGCTGGGCTGCCAGCTCTTTTATCATATTTAAAACTCTGAGAGGGCGTCTTGGCAGATTGCCAGAACCAGCTCCACACTGTTTTCGACATCCCGCATATCAACCATTTCTGAAACTGTGTGCACATAGCGGCATGGGATGGAGATTGTACCAGATGGTACACCATCCTTGGTCAGATGAATTGCTCCGGCATCAGTGCCGCCGGCTTCTAAAACTTCTAACTGGTATTTGATGTTGTTATCTTTGGCCAGGCGAACCATCAGATCTTTTACCTTAGGATGAGCGATTACTGATGAGTCTTTAACCTTGATTGCCGTTCCCGCGCCTAAGCTGACATCCATCCGATGTGCTTCGGGAGTGTCACCGGTTCTGGTAACATCGAGTGCAACACCCAGATCCGGATCGATTCCATAGGCAGCTGTGCGTGCTCCCCGCAGTCCTACTTCTTCTTGGACGCTGAAGACAAAGTAGAGGTCATGCTCGGATTTTTCAAGTCTGCGGATCGCTTCAATCAGCACCGCGCATCCAACGCGGTCATCCAAGGCTTTGGCAATAATGCGGTTGCCCAGATCAGCAAACTCGCGGTGAAATACAGCAAAATCGCCAATGGATACTTTTTCTCGAGCCTCTTTTTCTGACTCTGCTCCGATATCGATGTACATCTTGTCGATTGCTAAATCTTTAAGGTCGCCTTTTTCGCGGCCGACGACCCCAACTACTCCGTTAGCAAAGCGGACGCGGTTGCCGAGCAGGGTGAGTGGGTTAAGACCGCCGACATTGCTGAAACGCAGAAAACCGTTTTCGTCGATGTAGGTGACGATAACACCAATCTCATCGGCGTGTGCTGAGAACATTACCTTTTTGCCAGATCCTTTTTTGCGGGCAATTAAGTTACCCAGAGTATCAACATAACATTCATCAACGTAGTCTTTTACGATCTCTTTAATTTTATCGGTAACTTCGCTTTCAAAACCGGTGGGGCCATAGCTTTCTACCAGTTCTTTAATCAAGCTCTTCATCTAAAACTCTCCTCCTTCTTCTTCGATACTGCGCAGGAATGCTTTAACCAGTTTAACTGCATTTTCATAGTCAGATTTGCTGCAGATTGCAGCGGGTGAATGAATGTAGCGGCAGGGCAGAGCGATAACTGCTGTCCTTACCCCCGTGCGGCTCTGCTGAATTTTTCCGGCATCGGTTCCACCGGCTGTATGGCGGCGGTACTGCACGGGAATATTGTGTTTTTCAGCCAGCTTCATCAGTTTTGCCACAAGGCGTGGATCCGGTATGACCGAGCTGTCCATTACTGTTAAACTAGGTCCTTTTCCGACCGAGGTGGCGTGTTTATGTTCGGGTATTTCCGGAACATCAGAGGCCGTTGTACCTTCTAAAACTAGGGCAATATCCGGTTCGACCTGGTATGCAGCTGTACCGGCACCCCGCAGGCCAACTTCTTCTTGGACAGTAAATACG
Proteins encoded:
- a CDS encoding M42 family metallopeptidase, producing the protein MKSLIKELVESYGPTGFESEVTDKIKEIVKDYVDECYVDTLGNLIARKKGSGKKVMFSAHADEIGVIVTYIDENGFLRFSNVGGLNPLTLLGNRVRFANGVVGVVGREKGDLKDLAIDKMYIDIGAESEKEAREKVSIGDFAVFHREFADLGNRIIAKALDDRVGCAVLIEAIRRLEKSEHDLYFVFSVQEEVGLRGARTAAYGIDPDLGVALDVTRTGDTPEAHRMDVSLGAGTAIKVKDSSVIAHPKVKDLMVRLAKDNNIKYQLEVLEAGGTDAGAIHLTKDGVPSGTISIPCRYVHTVSEMVDMRDVENSVELVLAICQDALSEF
- the aroF gene encoding 3-deoxy-7-phosphoheptulonate synthase, translated to MVIVMKPNTPVQEIEAIKNRLLKLGFEINFSQGENYTVIGLIGDTIHLNESQFEANPFVDRILRVQHPFKRVSRTFHPEDTVIDIAGHKIGGGNVLMIAGPCSVESRDQLMTIAQQVKLGGADLLRGGAFKPRTSPYSFQGLGEEGLKLLQEAKELTGMPIVTECMSVDTVDLIAEYADVIQIGARNMQNFALLKKVGQTDRVVLLKRGLSATIEELLMAAEYILAAGNDKVILCERGIRTFETYTRNTLDISAIVAIKELSHLPVVCDPSHAAGKWRMVEPLAKAAIAAGADGLMVEVHHEPETALSDGSQSLKPERFKQLVASVKQIQAVSQTHIL
- a CDS encoding sodium ion-translocating decarboxylase subunit beta, yielding MLASLWESTGLYFLTWREALMLCISFVLMYLGIRKKYEPLLLVPIAFGVFLANFPMTGIMDEGGLLQILYQGIKLGVYPPLIFLGVGAMTDFGPLIANPRSLLLGAAAQLGIFGTFFIASKFNFSFLSFSLEEAAAIGIIAGADGPTAIFLTAILAPHLLAPIAVAAYSYMALVPIIQPPIMKLLTTKEERKIKMTQLRKVSRLEKILFPIIVTLFSGLLVPNSLPLVGTLMFGNLLRECGVTQRLSYTAQNELMNIVTIFVGLTVGATANGETFLSLQTITILLLGAASFAMSTSFGVLFGKLMSVLSKGKINPLIGAAGVSAVPMSARVVQVVGQEEDRTNFLLMHAMGPNVAGVIGSAIAAGILLSVLG
- a CDS encoding pectin esterase; its protein translation is MSDGQAQNRLELTVLASGLEYLSDIELPYNEGWLDLIVVAKDGTGDFTKVQDAIDAVPENNSERRYIYIRNGVYEEKLVIPNNKPLISLIGESSEHTILTYSDSSSTIGPSGSALGTTGSTSVAARGSDFTVENLTFQNTAGMYAGQAVAIRTTGDRMVFKNVRFLGFQDTLYVTEGRQYFVDCYIYGDVDFIFGNATAVFENCDIVASPKGGYVTAASTNQEAEFGYLFLNCRFTSESGPNKYYLGRPWRPYAHVAVINCYLGDHIRPEGWHNWNDPANEETAQYYEYQNYGPGANTDARVSWAKVLTAEEAAKYTVENVLAGTDGWNPKVRK
- a CDS encoding ECF transporter S component, which produces MVAGNKVKELAIIAMLSAASVAGRVVMTPIPGLQPTTVIVMVTTMGLGLRQGLLVVLISTMVSNLQLGHGVWTLFQLLAWSVVAVISYFYGKSRWSNYLIISSVVAGFTGIIYGMIVSLNGLLFTKRIIAYYLAGLPHDITHAIGNFAIYFAIGGRLQRLLKSYSAAYFGRK
- a CDS encoding DUF2088 domain-containing protein; this translates as MGIVSELVRHIPIPKMVKVKQRFDADQLDDVVGELRARLQAPEIREMIKPGMSIAIAVGSRGVNQIEAITRTTVEFLKELKAEPFIVPSMGSHGGATAEGQKEVLRHLGITEESVGAPIRSSMEVNKIGELENGLPVYVDRYACEADGIVVINRIKPHTAFRGPIESGLMKMLSIGLGKQKGAEACHQLGFKHMAEHVPAMAKVIIDKLPVLFGVGTVENAFDRVAKIQVIPAQNIEEEEKKLLELAKANMPKLWFDQIDVLVIDEIGKNISGDGFDPNVVGRYPTPYAYGGPDVTKIVILDLTEETEGNANGIGTADFTTKYCVAKVDYEKIYANGLTSTVVAPTKIPTTLDNDREAIQAAVKTSNILDFTKVRLVRIKNTLEVGQIEVSESMIPEVEKHPNLEILTEPYEWEFDSEGNLIR
- a CDS encoding SDR family oxidoreductase; this translates as MSDLFSLEGKTAVILGGNSTLARAITEGFVKYGAKIASVVMSPELAPEVEEEVRALGGEIKSFFADVTDLESVQKAADDIQAWAGTIDVLLYAPGVNSSTPFLELDMEEWDKIMAVNLRGCVAACQIFAKKMIEQGTGGSIINISSVSSGPPLSKVFTYSASKAAINNITQYLARELAPYNIRVNAIIPGFFPAEQNRRILTEERVADIMRHTPMKRFGEPRELQGVCLWLASEKASSYVTGSLVRVDGGFGAMTI
- a CDS encoding DUF4430 domain-containing protein; amino-acid sequence: MERKFVIEQQNGFITSIQGRAASTEARTAWMYDINGEMAFVGAAEYKIKDGDVYHWDLRKW
- a CDS encoding oxaloacetate decarboxylase subunit alpha yields the protein MKRKIGITETLFRDAHQSLLATRLTIDDMLPVVEMIDAVGYHSIEMWGGATFDTCLRYLNEDPWERLRTLRKRLPNTKLQMLLRGQNLLAYRQYPDDVVDAFVAKSVENGIDIIRIFDALNDTRNIERAIKATKKAGAHAQASVVYTVSPVHNIEGYVKTAGELAEMGADSICIKDMAGILAPAVASELIAELKKAVDLPIQLHSHSTCGLASMTYWEGIHAGADVVDTAISALALGTSQPPTESLVKSLQSTEYDTGLDLELLAKINNEIKEILGNYQRPQVTVNTEVLISQIPGGMLSNLRAQLDQQKLSHKYDEILSEVPQVRKELGYPPLVTPMSQIVGTQAVLNIVTGERYKIKTKEIKDYVKGLYGRPPVPIEPDVRKMIIGDEEPITHRPADSLAPGMEAAREEIKDLAKSDEDVLSYILFPEYARQFFMNRR
- a CDS encoding biotin/lipoyl-binding protein produces the protein MIKYRVKVDGREYEVEVEQLTKTAVKSEPAQAEKPPVKQSAPAQTPAGTEVKAPLAGTILSVKVKVGDQVNAGDVLLTLEALKLENEITSPVSGTVAQIISSGETVETDHVLAIIS